Proteins from a genomic interval of Pseudomonas anuradhapurensis:
- a CDS encoding DUF1652 domain-containing protein, with product MNKMTFPNACQVMRWHFHPLGFEASMDAPRSMVARLFDRATGETLLAIAGIPCAAIMAAADVERIIEAVEAEMDAFIPAIPLRDAV from the coding sequence ATGAACAAAATGACGTTCCCCAACGCCTGCCAGGTGATGCGCTGGCATTTCCACCCACTGGGCTTCGAAGCCAGCATGGATGCGCCACGCAGCATGGTCGCGCGGCTGTTCGACCGCGCCACCGGCGAAACCCTGCTGGCGATTGCCGGCATCCCCTGTGCGGCGATCATGGCCGCGGCGGACGTAGAACGTATCATCGAAGCCGTCGAAGCGGAAATGGACGCCTTCATCCCCGCCATCCCCCTGCGCGATGCGGTCTAA
- the argE gene encoding acetylornithine deacetylase: MSEDASRTLLARLIGFATVSRDSNLALIGFIRDYLAGLGVESELFHNPEGTKANLFATIGPRDVGGIVLSGHTDVVPVDGQAWTVEPFALSERDGRLYGRGTADMKGFIASVLAAVPALVAQPLRLPVHLAFSYDEEVGCLGVRSLLAALEQRPHKPRLCLIGEPTELKPVLGHKGKLAMRCQVQGAACHSAYAPYGVNAIEYAAKLIGKLGDIGEALALPEHHDARFDPPFSTVQTGVIKGGRALNIVPAECEFDFEVRALPGFAAQAVADQLQTYAEAELLPRMRKVNAASAIRLQPLSAYPGLATPADSEAAQLVALLSGSEAFGTVAFGTEGGLFDQAGIPTVVCGPGSMEQGHKPDEFVSVEQLQGCDAMLSRLVDYLRQH, encoded by the coding sequence ATGAGTGAAGATGCCAGCCGCACGCTGCTGGCCCGGCTGATCGGCTTTGCCACGGTCAGCCGGGACTCCAACCTGGCGCTGATCGGTTTCATCCGCGATTACCTGGCCGGGCTGGGAGTTGAAAGCGAGCTGTTCCATAACCCGGAGGGCACCAAGGCCAACCTGTTCGCTACCATCGGGCCGAGGGACGTTGGCGGCATCGTGCTGTCCGGGCATACCGATGTGGTACCGGTCGACGGCCAGGCCTGGACCGTCGAACCGTTTGCCCTGAGCGAACGCGACGGTCGCCTGTATGGCCGCGGCACGGCCGACATGAAGGGCTTCATCGCCTCGGTCCTGGCGGCTGTGCCGGCGTTGGTCGCGCAGCCGTTGCGCCTGCCGGTGCACCTGGCGTTTTCCTATGACGAGGAAGTTGGCTGCTTGGGTGTGCGCTCGCTGTTGGCTGCACTCGAACAGCGCCCGCACAAGCCTCGGCTGTGCCTGATTGGCGAGCCCACCGAACTCAAGCCGGTACTCGGGCACAAGGGCAAGCTGGCGATGCGTTGCCAGGTGCAGGGTGCGGCCTGTCATTCGGCCTATGCGCCGTACGGGGTGAACGCCATCGAGTATGCGGCGAAGCTGATCGGCAAGCTTGGTGATATCGGTGAGGCCCTGGCCTTGCCGGAACATCACGACGCGCGCTTCGATCCGCCGTTCTCCACGGTGCAGACCGGTGTGATCAAGGGCGGCAGGGCGCTGAACATCGTGCCGGCAGAGTGCGAGTTCGATTTCGAAGTACGCGCATTGCCAGGCTTTGCCGCGCAGGCAGTGGCCGACCAGTTGCAGACCTATGCCGAGGCCGAGCTGCTACCACGCATGCGCAAGGTCAATGCGGCCAGCGCGATACGCCTGCAACCGTTGAGTGCCTACCCGGGGCTGGCGACCCCGGCAGACAGCGAGGCAGCACAGTTGGTGGCGTTGCTGAGCGGCTCGGAGGCGTTCGGTACGGTGGCGTTTGGCACCGAAGGCGGGTTGTTCGACCAGGCGGGGATCCCGACCGTGGTATGCGGCCCCGGGAGCATGGAGCAGGGGCACAAACCGGACGAGTTTGTCAGTGTCGAACAGTTGCAGGGCTGTGATGCCATGCTGTCAAGGCTGGTGGATTACCTCAGGCAGCACTGA
- a CDS encoding flavin-containing monooxygenase, translating to MTLNNLEIDTLVVGAGQAGVAMSEHLSKLGVPHLVLERKRIAEAWRSGRWDSLVANGPAWHDRFPGLEFALDADAFAGKDQVADYFEQYVRKYNLPVRTGIEVTKVVRNSDRPGFTIATNEGVIRANRVVAATGPFQKPVIPAIAPQDSNLHQIHSAAYYNPAQLPAGAVLVVGAGSSGVQIAEELMRAGRRVYLSVGAHDRPPRAYRNRDFCWWLGVLGEWDAEVAKPGREHVTIAVSGARGGHTVDFRALAHQGMTLVGLTQSFENGVARFQDNLVENINRGDENYLALLDAADAYIQRNGLDLPEEPEARQRLADPECMRNPLLQLDLAEAGVTSIIWATGYSVDFSWLQVDTFDANGKPQHQRGVAREPGIYFLGLPWLSRRGSSFIWGVWHDAKHVAGHIATQRTYSAYRDRQQRAADEQQHPPLSNVSTFGAH from the coding sequence ATGACACTGAACAATCTCGAAATCGACACCCTCGTGGTCGGCGCCGGCCAGGCCGGCGTGGCCATGAGCGAACACCTGAGCAAGCTTGGCGTGCCGCACCTGGTACTGGAGCGCAAGCGAATCGCCGAGGCCTGGCGCAGCGGCCGCTGGGACTCGCTGGTGGCCAACGGCCCGGCCTGGCACGACCGCTTCCCGGGGCTGGAATTCGCCCTCGACGCCGATGCCTTTGCCGGCAAGGACCAGGTGGCCGACTACTTCGAGCAGTACGTACGCAAGTACAACCTGCCGGTACGCACCGGCATCGAAGTGACCAAGGTAGTGCGCAACAGCGACCGCCCCGGCTTCACCATCGCAACCAATGAAGGCGTGATCCGCGCCAACCGCGTCGTCGCTGCCACCGGCCCGTTCCAGAAACCGGTGATCCCGGCCATCGCGCCGCAAGACAGCAACCTGCACCAGATCCACTCGGCGGCCTATTACAACCCCGCTCAACTGCCAGCAGGGGCTGTGCTGGTCGTGGGCGCCGGCTCCTCGGGTGTCCAGATCGCCGAGGAGCTGATGCGTGCCGGGCGCCGGGTGTACCTGTCGGTCGGTGCCCACGACCGCCCGCCACGCGCCTACCGCAACCGTGACTTCTGCTGGTGGCTGGGTGTGCTGGGTGAGTGGGATGCGGAAGTCGCCAAGCCCGGCCGCGAGCATGTGACCATTGCCGTCAGCGGTGCCCGTGGCGGCCATACCGTGGACTTCCGCGCCCTCGCCCACCAGGGCATGACCTTGGTCGGCCTGACCCAGTCGTTCGAAAACGGTGTGGCACGCTTCCAGGACAACTTGGTCGAGAACATCAACCGCGGCGACGAAAATTACCTGGCCCTGCTGGATGCCGCCGATGCCTACATCCAGCGCAACGGCCTTGACCTGCCGGAAGAGCCCGAAGCCCGCCAACGCCTGGCCGACCCGGAATGCATGCGCAACCCGCTGCTGCAACTGGACCTGGCCGAGGCCGGTGTCACCAGCATCATCTGGGCAACCGGTTACAGCGTGGATTTCAGCTGGCTGCAGGTCGACACCTTCGACGCCAACGGCAAGCCCCAACACCAGCGCGGTGTGGCTCGCGAGCCGGGCATCTACTTCCTTGGCCTGCCGTGGCTGTCGCGGCGTGGCTCATCGTTCATCTGGGGCGTTTGGCACGACGCCAAGCACGTCGCCGGCCACATCGCCACGCAACGCACCTATAGCGCCTACCGCGACCGCCAGCAACGCGCCGCGGATGAGCAGCAACACCCACCGCTCAGCAACGTCAGCACTTTCGGAGCCCACTGA
- a CDS encoding DUF1345 domain-containing protein, translated as MAFHRLTHTHPRLTVATLAGLLGAWLIPADDTVQRILAGWNLGVWLYLLLVFYLTWNANPDKVRKVARVEDENAGLVLLTVCIAAIASLAAVTLQLVSSRGLQGTAQALHYLYTGLTVAGSWLLIGCIFSLHYARLFYTAQQHEPPLRFADGERNPDYWDFHYFSFTISIAVQTSDVGVAGRGLRRVVLAHSVVGFVFNTAILGFTINIAAGLLG; from the coding sequence ATGGCTTTCCACCGCCTGACCCACACCCACCCGCGCCTGACTGTCGCCACCCTGGCCGGCCTGCTCGGCGCCTGGCTGATTCCTGCAGACGACACCGTTCAGCGCATCCTTGCCGGCTGGAACCTGGGTGTATGGCTTTACCTGCTGCTGGTGTTCTACCTGACCTGGAATGCCAACCCGGACAAGGTGCGCAAGGTTGCCCGGGTCGAAGATGAAAACGCCGGCCTGGTCTTGCTCACCGTGTGCATCGCCGCGATAGCCAGCCTCGCTGCAGTCACCTTGCAACTGGTCTCCAGTCGCGGCCTGCAAGGCACCGCACAGGCGCTGCACTACCTTTATACCGGCCTGACCGTGGCCGGCTCGTGGTTGCTGATCGGCTGCATCTTCAGCCTGCATTACGCTCGGCTGTTCTACACCGCGCAACAACATGAGCCGCCGCTGCGTTTCGCCGACGGCGAGCGCAACCCGGATTACTGGGACTTCCACTACTTCTCGTTCACCATCAGCATCGCGGTGCAAACCTCGGACGTCGGCGTCGCCGGGCGCGGCTTACGCAGGGTGGTGCTGGCCCATTCAGTGGTCGGGTTCGTGTTCAATACCGCCATCCTCGGCTTCACCATCAACATCGCCGCAGGGCTGCTGGGCTGA
- a CDS encoding carbohydrate porin, with protein sequence MPCVTRITPTLLLALASTTALADADLTTRSTLTGDWGGLRHQLEADGVKFTGDYSGETAYNAHGGLHRSARYSQNLKLGVQFDLSKLYGLDNGGKVQLTVNDRRGNSASEDLVGNRLPIQENYGGLYTRLTELSYERTLFTPALNVKAGYMAMGNDLGGLDSGILCNFMNAGFCGHPLNMSGGSGWTNYPNAHLGVRVKYDLSPAWQLRVAAFNVDPQSNGNSSRAWHLGPKHTTGTVVPVELVYKLQAELPGEYKLGYYYDSSDVKRIDSNEQVSGRGGHYLLVDQALWNDQRSPGRSLHAFAQYSASSKAASPFTRWYGAGVVLYKPFKGRPKDTVALGYGRAVPNPRSRDVLEDAAYNAGQPFPDIDSAEQLIELSYGYQATPWLNLRPDMQYIIEPGAFSGKAIDNALVLGLQVKATF encoded by the coding sequence ATGCCCTGCGTAACCCGCATCACCCCCACCCTGCTGCTGGCCCTGGCCAGCACCACCGCCCTGGCCGACGCCGACCTGACTACCCGCAGCACGCTTACCGGCGACTGGGGCGGCCTGCGCCATCAGCTGGAAGCAGACGGCGTCAAGTTCACAGGCGACTACAGTGGCGAAACCGCCTACAACGCCCATGGCGGCCTGCACCGCTCGGCACGCTACTCGCAAAACCTGAAACTGGGCGTGCAGTTCGACTTGTCGAAGCTGTATGGCCTGGACAACGGCGGCAAAGTCCAGCTGACCGTCAACGATCGCCGCGGCAACAGCGCCTCGGAAGACTTGGTGGGCAACCGCCTGCCGATCCAGGAAAACTACGGTGGCCTCTACACCCGGCTGACCGAACTGAGTTACGAGCGTACCCTGTTCACCCCGGCGCTGAACGTCAAGGCCGGCTACATGGCCATGGGCAACGACCTGGGCGGCCTGGACAGCGGCATCCTGTGCAATTTCATGAACGCCGGCTTCTGCGGCCACCCGCTGAACATGTCCGGCGGCAGTGGCTGGACCAATTACCCCAATGCGCACTTGGGTGTGCGGGTGAAATACGACCTGTCGCCAGCCTGGCAACTGCGCGTGGCCGCGTTCAATGTCGACCCGCAGAGCAACGGCAACTCCAGCCGAGCCTGGCACCTGGGCCCCAAGCACACCACCGGCACCGTGGTACCGGTCGAGCTGGTGTACAAGCTGCAGGCCGAGCTGCCTGGCGAGTACAAACTGGGCTACTACTACGACAGCTCCGATGTGAAGCGCATCGACAGCAATGAGCAAGTGTCGGGCCGTGGCGGCCACTACTTGCTGGTCGACCAAGCGCTGTGGAATGACCAACGCTCGCCGGGCCGCAGCCTGCATGCCTTCGCCCAGTACTCGGCATCGAGCAAGGCCGCCTCGCCGTTCACCCGCTGGTATGGTGCCGGCGTGGTGCTGTACAAGCCGTTCAAGGGGCGCCCGAAGGATACCGTGGCGCTGGGTTATGGCCGCGCCGTGCCCAACCCGCGTAGCCGCGACGTACTGGAGGATGCCGCCTACAACGCTGGCCAGCCGTTCCCCGATATCGACAGCGCCGAGCAGCTGATCGAGCTGAGCTATGGCTACCAGGCGACACCGTGGCTGAACCTGCGCCCGGACATGCAGTACATCATCGAGCCAGGGGCATTCTCCGGGAAAGCCATCGACAACGCGCTGGTGCTTGGCCTGCAGGTCAAGGCGACCTTCTGA
- the pgm gene encoding phosphoglucomutase (alpha-D-glucose-1,6-bisphosphate-dependent) codes for MTLSPLAGKPAPASVLVDIPRLLTAYYTGRPDAAVAAQRVAFGTSGHRGTSLELSFNEYHVLAITQAICLYRQEKGIDGPLFIGADTHALSAPATASALEVLAANGVQVMLSKDDEYTPTPAVSHAILCHNRGRVQGLADGIVITPSHNPPQSGGFKYNPPNGGPADSDVTKWIEAKANELLAANLAGVKRMAHAQALQAATTQRHDYVSNYVADLENVIDFEVIRGAKLRLGVDPLGGAGVRYWSAIAERYQLDLEVVNTEVDPTFRFMTVDWDGQIRMDPSSPYAMQGLIGLRERFDVAFACDPDHDRHGIVTPDGLLQPNNYLAVAIDYLYRHRPQWRSDAAVGKTVVSSGLIDRVTQRLGRELYEVPVGFKFFAQGLFDGTLGFGGEESAGASFLRRDGSVWATDKDGLIPALLAAEMTARTGRNPSQAYADLTAALGKPFATRVEAKADARQKALLSKLAPEQVKSTELAGEPIVQILSHAPGNGQAIGGLKVMTANGWFAARPSGTEDIYKIYAESFIDEAHLQRLVQEAQVLVDAAIA; via the coding sequence ATGACGCTCAGTCCTTTGGCAGGCAAGCCGGCTCCGGCCAGCGTGCTGGTCGATATTCCACGACTGCTCACCGCCTACTACACCGGCCGCCCCGATGCTGCCGTGGCGGCCCAGCGGGTGGCCTTCGGCACCTCGGGGCACCGGGGCACTTCACTTGAGTTGAGCTTCAACGAATACCACGTCCTGGCCATCACCCAGGCCATCTGCCTGTATCGCCAGGAGAAGGGCATCGACGGCCCGCTGTTCATCGGCGCCGATACCCACGCCCTGTCGGCACCGGCTACCGCCAGCGCCCTGGAAGTGCTGGCGGCCAACGGCGTGCAGGTGATGCTGTCCAAGGACGACGAGTACACGCCGACCCCGGCCGTGTCCCACGCCATCCTCTGCCATAACCGTGGCCGCGTGCAGGGCCTGGCCGATGGCATCGTCATCACCCCGTCGCACAACCCGCCACAGAGCGGTGGCTTCAAGTACAACCCACCCAATGGCGGCCCGGCCGACAGCGATGTGACCAAGTGGATCGAAGCCAAGGCCAACGAACTGCTGGCGGCGAACCTGGCGGGGGTCAAGCGCATGGCGCATGCCCAGGCGCTGCAGGCCGCCACTACCCAGCGTCACGACTACGTCAGCAACTACGTGGCCGACCTGGAAAATGTCATCGACTTCGAGGTCATCCGTGGCGCCAAGCTGCGCCTGGGTGTCGACCCGCTGGGCGGGGCCGGGGTGCGCTACTGGTCGGCGATTGCCGAGCGCTACCAGCTGGACCTGGAAGTGGTGAATACCGAGGTCGACCCGACCTTCCGCTTCATGACCGTCGACTGGGACGGCCAGATCCGCATGGACCCGTCGTCGCCGTACGCCATGCAAGGCCTGATCGGCCTGCGCGAGCGCTTCGACGTGGCGTTCGCCTGCGACCCGGACCATGACCGCCACGGCATCGTCACCCCGGATGGCCTGCTGCAGCCCAACAACTACCTGGCCGTGGCCATCGACTACCTGTACCGCCACCGCCCGCAATGGCGCAGTGACGCGGCAGTGGGCAAGACCGTGGTGTCCAGCGGCCTGATCGACCGCGTTACCCAGCGCCTGGGCCGCGAGTTGTACGAGGTGCCGGTGGGCTTCAAGTTCTTCGCCCAAGGGCTGTTCGACGGGACGCTCGGCTTTGGTGGCGAGGAGAGTGCAGGGGCTTCGTTCCTGCGCCGCGATGGCTCGGTCTGGGCCACCGACAAGGACGGCCTGATCCCGGCCTTGCTGGCTGCCGAGATGACCGCCCGCACCGGGCGCAACCCGAGCCAGGCCTACGCCGACCTCACTGCGGCGCTGGGCAAGCCGTTTGCTACGCGGGTCGAAGCCAAGGCCGATGCCCGGCAGAAGGCGCTGCTGAGCAAGCTGGCACCAGAGCAGGTGAAGTCGACCGAACTGGCCGGAGAGCCGATCGTGCAAATCCTCAGCCACGCGCCGGGCAATGGCCAGGCGATTGGCGGGCTGAAGGTGATGACCGCCAATGGCTGGTTCGCCGCGCGGCCGTCGGGCACCGAGGACATCTACAAGATCTACGCCGAAAGCTTCATCGACGAGGCGCACCTGCAGCGCCTGGTGCAGGAAGCGCAGGTGTTGGTGGACGCCGCGATCGCCTGA
- a CDS encoding DUF1028 domain-containing protein — MTFSIIGRCQETGQVGIAISSSSIAVGARCPWVRAGVGAVATQNITLPALGPQILDALEQGQLPPAAALDRVLSANGWSEYRQVTVIDSHGQVALFTGKEALGTHHAVAGEQCAAAGNLLASPQVIESMVQAFEQAAGHLADRLLAAMQAAMAAGGEAGPVHSAALKIAGELTWPLVDLRVDWADADPIGVLDGLWQAYRPQMQDYVTRALNPTAAPSYGVPGDE, encoded by the coding sequence ATGACTTTTTCCATCATCGGCCGCTGTCAGGAAACCGGGCAGGTCGGTATCGCCATCAGCTCGTCGAGCATCGCGGTGGGCGCCCGCTGCCCGTGGGTGCGGGCCGGCGTCGGCGCAGTGGCCACGCAGAACATCACCTTGCCGGCGCTCGGGCCGCAGATTCTCGATGCCCTGGAACAGGGCCAGTTGCCGCCCGCCGCGGCGCTGGACAGGGTGCTGAGCGCTAATGGCTGGAGCGAATACCGCCAGGTCACGGTGATCGACAGCCATGGCCAGGTCGCCCTGTTCACCGGCAAGGAGGCCCTGGGCACGCACCATGCCGTGGCCGGTGAGCAATGCGCGGCAGCCGGCAACCTGCTGGCCTCGCCCCAGGTGATCGAGTCGATGGTGCAGGCTTTCGAACAGGCTGCGGGGCATCTGGCCGATCGCTTGCTGGCGGCCATGCAGGCGGCGATGGCCGCTGGTGGCGAGGCCGGGCCGGTGCATTCGGCGGCGTTGAAGATTGCCGGCGAACTGACCTGGCCGCTGGTGGACCTGCGGGTGGATTGGGCCGACGCCGACCCGATCGGCGTGCTCGACGGCCTGTGGCAGGCGTACCGGCCGCAGATGCAGGACTACGTCACCCGTGCGCTCAACCCGACTGCGGCGCCAAGCTACGGGGTACCGGGCGATGAGTGA
- a CDS encoding RidA family protein: protein MPTHTRIRMFNTKATYPNQTLDNDLCQAVRAGNTIYVRGQVGTDFDGNLVGLGDPRAQAEQAMKNVKQLLEEAGSELSHIVKTTTYITDPRFREPVYKEVGKWLKGVFPISTGLVVAGLAQAEWLMEIDVIAVVPDPA, encoded by the coding sequence ATGCCTACCCATACCCGCATTCGCATGTTCAACACCAAGGCCACCTACCCCAACCAGACCCTGGACAACGACCTGTGCCAGGCGGTGCGCGCCGGTAATACCATCTATGTGCGCGGGCAGGTGGGCACCGACTTCGATGGCAACCTGGTTGGCCTGGGGGACCCACGGGCGCAGGCCGAGCAGGCGATGAAAAACGTCAAGCAACTGCTTGAAGAGGCCGGCTCGGAGCTGTCGCACATCGTCAAGACCACCACCTACATCACCGACCCGCGCTTTCGCGAGCCGGTGTACAAGGAAGTGGGTAAATGGCTGAAAGGCGTGTTCCCGATTTCCACCGGGCTGGTGGTCGCCGGGTTGGCCCAGGCCGAGTGGCTGATGGAGATCGATGTGATCGCCGTGGTGCCCGACCCCGCCTGA